The following coding sequences are from one Pirellulales bacterium window:
- a CDS encoding DUF393 domain-containing protein, with product MSADPFEIEVFFDGGCPLCRREIDLLRCRDRGQRIRFTDLETLDPAAANLGKSSAELMARMHARLPDGSWVEGVEVFRRMYSAVGFRRLVALSRLPVVSPLLAAAYAVFARNRLRLTGRCTTASCSADASRRLHPAPPSGPRG from the coding sequence ATGTCGGCCGACCCTTTCGAGATCGAAGTCTTCTTTGACGGCGGTTGCCCTTTGTGCCGCCGCGAGATCGACCTGCTGCGGTGCCGAGACCGGGGCCAGCGCATCCGGTTCACCGACCTCGAGACGCTCGATCCGGCAGCCGCGAATCTGGGCAAATCGTCCGCGGAACTTATGGCCCGGATGCATGCACGCCTGCCCGACGGCAGTTGGGTCGAAGGGGTCGAGGTCTTTCGCCGGATGTATTCCGCGGTGGGGTTCCGGCGGTTGGTCGCGCTCAGCCGGCTGCCGGTCGTGTCGCCCCTACTCGCCGCGGCCTATGCGGTTTTCGCGCGAAATCGCCTGCGCTTGACCGGCCGCTGCACCACCGCAAGCTGCAGCGCCGACGCCTCGCGGCGCCTGCACCCGGCACCGCCTTCCGGCCCTAGGGGGTGA
- a CDS encoding beta-hydroxyacyl-ACP dehydratase, producing the protein MTARDLLLDRSAYDLSRVVAGIDEIRRYIPQRDMMEQLTAIVHIDEERKLIVGYKDVGHDEFWVAGHFPGAAVMPGVVMCEAAAQLASYFCSRFKLMGGKILGLAGLDEVRIRGPVQPGDRMVIVAAAERIRPNVLLVCRFQCFVDEQLVAEGVIRGAALPDEIEDRFRAAMGAD; encoded by the coding sequence GTGACCGCACGCGACCTGTTGTTGGATCGCTCGGCGTATGACCTGAGCCGTGTCGTCGCGGGGATCGACGAGATTCGCCGCTACATCCCCCAACGCGACATGATGGAGCAGTTGACGGCCATCGTGCACATTGACGAGGAGCGCAAGTTGATCGTGGGCTACAAGGACGTGGGCCACGATGAGTTCTGGGTGGCCGGGCATTTCCCCGGCGCGGCGGTTATGCCGGGCGTCGTGATGTGCGAAGCGGCCGCCCAGTTGGCGTCCTACTTCTGCTCGCGCTTCAAGCTCATGGGAGGCAAGATCCTGGGGCTGGCCGGCCTGGACGAGGTACGGATTCGCGGGCCGGTACAACCTGGCGATCGCATGGTGATCGTGGCCGCGGCCGAACGCATCCGGCCGAACGTGTTGCTCGTCTGCCGGTTCCAGTGCTTTGTTGATGAACAGCTTGTCGCCGAGGGCGTGATTCGCGGGGCGGCGCTTCCCGACGAGATCGAGGATCGATTTCGCGCAGCCATGGGTGCCGACTAA
- a CDS encoding rhomboid family intramembrane serine protease: MLFPLRDENPSSSTPYVTFGLVAINALVLLYVSLQPQEAQQRIVYEYGFVPARISALEADKPIVLRPHPAENLRRLMRREQLIAPQRLDVSRGDVLLSLLTCMFLHGGLAHLVGNMWFLWIFGNNIEDRLGHVLFLLFYLAGGLAATFCHWATGPESVMPVIGASGAVAAVLGAYAVTYPFAQIRTLLFLVIFFTVIDLPALAVLGLWFLGQLLEARRALGMDLNGGVAWWAHVGGFAAGALAMGIFNFIAGPAERHSWDAWSNDADYR, translated from the coding sequence ATGCTCTTTCCGCTGCGCGACGAGAATCCCTCGAGCAGTACGCCCTATGTGACGTTTGGCCTGGTGGCCATAAACGCGCTGGTGCTGCTCTATGTTTCGTTGCAGCCGCAGGAAGCGCAACAGCGGATCGTCTACGAATACGGATTCGTTCCGGCGCGGATTTCGGCGCTGGAAGCGGACAAACCGATCGTCCTGCGTCCGCATCCGGCCGAGAACCTGCGGCGGCTGATGCGCCGGGAACAATTGATCGCTCCCCAACGACTCGACGTCAGCCGGGGCGACGTGTTGCTCTCACTGCTGACGTGCATGTTCCTGCACGGCGGCCTGGCGCACCTGGTCGGCAATATGTGGTTCTTGTGGATCTTCGGCAACAATATCGAAGACCGCCTGGGCCACGTGCTGTTTCTGCTCTTCTATCTCGCGGGCGGTCTGGCCGCGACCTTTTGCCATTGGGCAACGGGACCGGAAAGCGTGATGCCGGTGATCGGGGCCAGCGGCGCGGTGGCCGCGGTGCTCGGGGCCTACGCCGTGACGTATCCTTTTGCCCAGATCCGGACGCTCTTGTTCCTGGTCATCTTCTTCACGGTCATCGATCTGCCTGCGCTGGCGGTGCTCGGACTCTGGTTCTTGGGCCAATTGCTCGAGGCACGCCGCGCGCTGGGCATGGATCTGAACGGCGGCGTGGCCTGGTGGGCGCACGTCGGCGGTTTTGCGGCGGGGGCGCTGGCCATGGGGATCTTCAACTTCATCGCCGGGCCGGCCGAGCGTCATTCCTGGGACGCCTGGTCGAACGACGCTGACTATCGCTGA
- the trmB gene encoding tRNA (guanosine(46)-N7)-methyltransferase TrmB, whose amino-acid sequence MGRRTLRKISPELNLAPYLRRLSEFVPPRRTADDEPALVVRQPAWDQAALFGRLAPLEIEVGSGKGLFLRNAAAACPDHDFLGVEIAYRYAEYTAAGLARAGLTNARIVAGDAQRLFAEALPDDLAAAVHVYFPDPWWKKRHRKRRVMNEEFLRQIERVLRPGGELHFWTDVEEYFAVTLALIGETVRLAGPLEVPESPAVHDLDYRTHFERRMRQHGQPIYRSLFRKASA is encoded by the coding sequence ATGGGTCGTCGTACGCTTCGCAAGATCAGTCCCGAACTGAACCTGGCGCCATACTTGCGCCGGCTCTCAGAGTTCGTGCCCCCGCGGCGCACGGCCGATGACGAGCCGGCCCTGGTGGTGCGGCAGCCCGCCTGGGACCAGGCCGCGCTCTTCGGGCGACTGGCCCCGTTGGAGATCGAGGTCGGCAGCGGCAAGGGGTTGTTCCTGCGGAACGCGGCGGCAGCCTGTCCGGATCACGATTTCCTCGGCGTCGAAATCGCCTATCGCTATGCCGAATACACGGCCGCCGGACTGGCGCGCGCCGGGCTGACGAATGCCCGCATTGTCGCGGGCGACGCCCAGCGGCTGTTCGCCGAGGCCTTGCCCGACGACCTGGCGGCCGCCGTACACGTCTATTTTCCCGATCCGTGGTGGAAAAAGCGGCACCGCAAACGCCGCGTGATGAACGAAGAATTCTTGAGGCAAATCGAACGTGTGCTCCGCCCGGGCGGCGAGCTGCACTTTTGGACCGACGTCGAGGAATATTTCGCGGTCACGCTGGCCCTGATCGGCGAAACGGTGCGTCTTGCAGGCCCGCTCGAAGTTCCTGAAAGCCCGGCCGTGCACGACCTCGATTACCGTACGCATTTCGAGCGGCGGATGCGGCAACACGGCCAGCCGATCTACCGCAGCCTGTTCCGCAAGGCGTCGGCCTGA
- a CDS encoding sterol desaturase family protein, which produces MDSIDWLLGSGIPYITYAVPVFFLLILVEIVFGYREHRELYRLNDSINDLSCGIIQQIIGIFTKTAFFVGYLWLYEHCRLLEIAEWPIAAKWAAAVGLFLGVDLAYYWFHRIAHEMNAPWATHVVHHQSEEYNLSVALRQGTFQDVFSWAFYTPLVIIGFPPLWLLAMKSFDTLYQFWIHTRAIGRMGPLEWVFNTPSHHRVHHARNPKYLDKNYAGTLIIWDRMFGTFVPEEEEPVYGLTKPLNSWNPIWANLHIWYELCRDAWLAPHWRDKLRIWFMPPGWRPEGLPENPPGAFVTRETVIKFDTTIPRGLAAYVTVQFTATLCVAVALMVVAPRGVLSLGMTVGLTLWVLLALANCGAIYERRRWALASELARLALAAGLSFAWAVGAVDPPMGDLPAWLLVAAGTFFAASIVVFLSQTRELTGRVTYRGGRAPCVLPAPEPGAIRGAPAQFLPDASGKEGVLA; this is translated from the coding sequence ATGGACTCGATCGACTGGTTGCTCGGTAGCGGCATCCCCTACATCACCTATGCGGTGCCGGTATTCTTCCTGCTGATTCTGGTCGAAATCGTCTTCGGCTATCGCGAGCATCGCGAGCTGTACCGGTTGAACGATTCGATCAACGACCTGAGTTGCGGCATCATTCAGCAGATCATCGGTATCTTCACCAAGACGGCCTTCTTCGTCGGCTATCTTTGGCTCTATGAGCATTGTCGGTTGCTCGAGATTGCCGAGTGGCCGATTGCCGCCAAATGGGCCGCGGCCGTGGGATTGTTTCTCGGCGTCGATTTGGCCTATTACTGGTTCCACCGCATCGCCCACGAGATGAACGCGCCCTGGGCGACGCACGTCGTGCATCATCAAAGCGAAGAGTACAACTTGTCGGTCGCCCTGCGCCAGGGCACTTTTCAGGACGTATTCTCCTGGGCCTTCTACACGCCGCTGGTGATCATCGGCTTTCCGCCCCTATGGCTGTTGGCGATGAAGTCGTTCGACACGCTGTACCAGTTCTGGATTCACACCCGGGCCATCGGCCGCATGGGCCCCTTGGAATGGGTGTTCAACACCCCTTCGCATCACCGCGTGCACCATGCTCGCAATCCGAAATATCTCGACAAGAACTATGCCGGTACCCTGATCATCTGGGACCGGATGTTCGGGACCTTCGTGCCCGAGGAAGAAGAGCCCGTTTACGGACTGACCAAGCCGCTCAATAGTTGGAACCCGATCTGGGCCAACTTGCACATCTGGTACGAACTGTGTCGCGATGCCTGGCTGGCCCCGCACTGGCGCGACAAGTTGCGCATCTGGTTCATGCCGCCGGGCTGGCGCCCCGAAGGATTGCCCGAGAATCCCCCCGGCGCTTTTGTCACCCGCGAAACCGTGATCAAGTTCGACACGACGATCCCGCGCGGTTTGGCCGCCTATGTGACCGTGCAATTCACCGCGACGCTGTGCGTGGCGGTGGCGCTGATGGTCGTTGCGCCGCGCGGTGTGCTCTCGTTGGGCATGACTGTGGGACTGACGCTGTGGGTGCTGCTGGCGTTGGCCAATTGCGGGGCCATTTACGAACGCCGGCGCTGGGCCCTGGCTTCGGAACTCGCGCGGCTGGCCCTGGCGGCGGGGTTGTCGTTCGCCTGGGCCGTGGGCGCCGTCGATCCCCCAATGGGCGATCTGCCCGCTTGGTTGCTGGTGGCGGCGGGCACCTTCTTTGCCGCATCGATCGTCGTGTTCCTGTCGCAGACCCGGGAATTGACCGGCCGGGTGACCTACCGCGGCGGTCGCGCTCCTTGCGTGCTGCCGGCGCCCGAGCCGGGAGCGATCCGCGGGGCGCCCGCGCAATTCTTGCCGGACGCTAGCGGCAAAGAAGGCGTGCTGGCCTGA
- a CDS encoding amidophosphoribosyltransferase — protein MSELHHECGIVAVYHLPGGETSPLCPAQGPEEISRLIPRMLLDIQNRGQLSAGMSTYNPQRRQLIAHYKDLGNVSEVFRMNHRPKFESLMERFAGRAAIGHVRYATCGAEDLSYAQPFERHHLQKQKWFSFAFNGQLANYGQLKSQLLANGDNFLARDTDTEIILHAIGHQYVGDRRPSLVDVCKELSSQFDGAYCLVLINAVGEMLVMRDPLGLRPLCYAKEGSLFAAASESVALLNLGFAAESIHSLRPGQCITISDGRFAVEQYCASPRRAHCFFEWIYFANVASTMDGRGVYLSRKALGEELADLEDVQIDDDTIVVPVPDTSKAAADAMAYRLKVPSLEGLIRNRYTGRTFIEGSSSRTSKAQLKYTPLREVLEGKRVLLVEDSIVRSTTMKVLIDRIRSLGRAREIHVRVACPPIVAPCFYGIDMSRISELFAPQFLPDGKLTAEAQVRMARQLGADSLRYLPVESIARAIGFDSDQLCQACITGNYPTPCGQELYSLAQAQSTTTGAARTYEIDPAEAPGGGAWAPEMVDADLADDGVAQQVDPSNW, from the coding sequence ATGAGCGAACTGCATCACGAGTGTGGAATCGTCGCCGTCTATCACCTTCCCGGCGGCGAGACCAGTCCGTTGTGTCCGGCGCAAGGTCCCGAGGAGATCAGCCGGCTGATCCCCCGGATGTTGCTGGACATCCAAAATCGCGGCCAGCTCTCGGCCGGGATGAGCACCTACAATCCGCAGCGGCGACAGTTGATCGCCCACTACAAAGACCTCGGCAACGTCAGCGAGGTCTTTCGCATGAACCATCGGCCCAAGTTCGAGAGCCTGATGGAGCGTTTTGCCGGCCGGGCCGCCATCGGGCACGTGCGCTACGCCACCTGCGGCGCCGAAGACTTGAGCTACGCCCAGCCGTTCGAACGGCACCACCTGCAAAAGCAAAAGTGGTTCAGCTTCGCCTTTAACGGCCAATTGGCCAACTACGGCCAGCTCAAGTCGCAGTTATTGGCCAACGGCGACAACTTCCTGGCCCGCGACACCGACACCGAGATCATCCTGCACGCGATCGGCCACCAGTACGTCGGCGACCGTCGCCCGTCGCTGGTCGACGTCTGCAAAGAACTTTCCTCGCAGTTCGACGGGGCCTATTGTCTGGTGCTGATCAACGCCGTGGGCGAAATGCTCGTGATGCGCGATCCGCTCGGGCTGCGGCCGTTGTGCTATGCCAAGGAGGGGTCGCTGTTCGCCGCCGCGAGCGAGAGCGTCGCCCTGTTGAATCTGGGCTTCGCCGCCGAAAGCATCCATTCGCTCCGGCCGGGCCAATGCATCACCATCAGCGACGGGCGTTTCGCCGTCGAGCAATACTGTGCGAGCCCCCGGCGGGCGCATTGCTTCTTTGAATGGATCTACTTTGCCAACGTGGCCAGCACGATGGACGGCCGCGGGGTCTATCTCTCGCGCAAGGCGCTCGGCGAAGAGTTGGCCGATTTGGAAGACGTACAGATCGACGACGATACGATCGTCGTCCCGGTGCCCGACACGAGCAAGGCCGCGGCCGACGCGATGGCCTATCGGCTTAAGGTACCTTCGCTCGAAGGCCTGATTCGCAATCGTTATACGGGCCGGACGTTTATCGAAGGCTCGAGCAGCCGGACGAGCAAGGCCCAGTTGAAATACACGCCGCTGCGCGAGGTGCTCGAGGGCAAGCGCGTGTTGCTGGTCGAAGACTCGATCGTGCGCTCGACGACGATGAAGGTGTTGATCGACCGCATCCGTTCGCTGGGCCGCGCCCGCGAAATCCACGTCCGCGTCGCGTGTCCGCCGATCGTGGCACCATGCTTTTACGGCATCGACATGTCGCGGATCAGCGAGTTGTTCGCCCCGCAATTCCTGCCCGACGGCAAGCTGACCGCCGAGGCGCAGGTTCGCATGGCGCGGCAGCTCGGCGCCGATTCGCTCCGTTATCTGCCGGTCGAATCGATTGCCCGGGCGATCGGCTTCGACAGCGATCAACTGTGCCAGGCCTGCATCACGGGCAACTACCCCACGCCGTGCGGTCAGGAGCTGTATTCCCTGGCCCAAGCGCAATCGACTACGACGGGCGCCGCGCGCACCTACGAGATCGACCCGGCCGAGGCCCCTGGCGGCGGCGCCTGGGCGCCGGAAATGGTCGACGCGGACCTGGCCGACGATGGCGTGGCCCAGCAGGTCGATCCAAGCAACTGGTAG
- the proB gene encoding glutamate 5-kinase encodes MTASLRAELARTADVIVVKVGTRVLTTPQGMLDEQRVAALAGELNELVDGGRKVALVSSGAVGAGMGQLGLARRPQLLPQLQAVAAVGQCYLVQAYERSFRAHGRHAAQILLTAEDLDERTRYLNVRNTLHALLDFGAVPIINENDTVSVEELQTTFGDNDRLAALVTNLLRAPLLVLLSDVEGLYDGDPAEASSKVIPTVATVDDSIWNLVRDRVTGLSKGGMASKLRAARICTAAGENVIIASGRHPGALARIARGEEVGTLFTAQGNSIGARKRWIGFTVQPRGYLVLDAGARRAIAEQGRSLLAIGVVDVSGEFAKGDVVALRDGAGQEFARGLSNYTAEELRRIKGLRTEQIAVALGRCPYEEVVHRDNLLVTG; translated from the coding sequence GTGACTGCAAGTTTGCGCGCCGAGCTCGCTCGTACGGCCGACGTCATCGTCGTCAAGGTCGGCACGCGCGTACTGACCACCCCCCAGGGCATGTTGGACGAACAGCGCGTCGCCGCCCTGGCGGGTGAATTGAATGAACTCGTCGATGGCGGCCGCAAAGTGGCGCTGGTCAGTTCGGGCGCGGTAGGTGCCGGGATGGGGCAACTAGGGCTGGCGCGGCGCCCGCAATTGCTCCCCCAGCTTCAGGCGGTCGCCGCCGTGGGACAATGCTATCTCGTTCAAGCCTACGAGCGCAGTTTCCGCGCCCACGGGCGGCATGCGGCCCAAATCCTCCTGACGGCAGAGGACCTTGACGAGCGGACGCGCTATTTGAACGTGCGCAATACGCTGCATGCCCTGCTCGATTTTGGCGCGGTGCCGATCATCAACGAAAACGACACGGTGAGCGTCGAAGAGCTGCAGACGACGTTTGGAGACAATGACCGGCTCGCCGCGCTGGTGACCAACCTGCTGAGAGCGCCGTTGCTCGTGTTGCTCTCCGACGTCGAGGGCCTGTACGACGGCGACCCCGCGGAAGCAAGTTCGAAGGTCATTCCCACGGTCGCGACCGTCGATGACTCAATCTGGAACCTTGTGCGCGACCGGGTCACCGGGCTCAGCAAGGGAGGCATGGCCAGCAAGCTGCGCGCGGCGCGGATCTGCACCGCCGCGGGCGAAAACGTCATCATCGCCAGTGGTCGCCACCCTGGCGCTTTGGCACGGATTGCCCGCGGCGAGGAAGTCGGGACCCTGTTCACCGCTCAGGGCAACTCGATCGGTGCCCGGAAGCGCTGGATCGGGTTCACGGTCCAGCCGCGCGGCTACCTGGTGCTCGATGCCGGGGCGCGGCGCGCGATCGCGGAGCAAGGCCGCAGCTTGTTGGCCATCGGCGTGGTCGACGTGTCCGGCGAGTTCGCCAAGGGAGACGTCGTCGCGCTGCGCGACGGCGCCGGGCAGGAATTCGCTCGCGGGCTCAGCAACTACACGGCCGAGGAGCTGCGCCGCATCAAGGGCCTGCGCACCGAGCAGATCGCCGTTGCCTTGGGGCGCTGTCCGTACGAGGAAGTCGTCCACCGCGACAATCTCCTGGTAACAGGTTGA
- a CDS encoding DUF3445 domain-containing protein: protein MILPLPSPPWYQPFDGRPFKLSLATRPLELVDWIEIDTATPDQLRLRRQLLETERQRCFVALPGSEEPAQELLEMLAKHLAELFPGWFTLVADRLHDHLTDTVHDLARADEHPLATSARLVGEDLCLMRPDPAGYRLDAAVVCFPSRWRVWEKLGATLREIHAPVPYYDPQVAEPSDRLLEALKVEKPVWRLNWSLHDSDVLFQPTAHPPLNPALGPDNALASLWLRVERQTLRRLPRTGWVLFTIRTHLRRLDEVCTTADIAGQLAATLRGLPPETRAYKSYGPILAPLLAALDRRSKAGEDS, encoded by the coding sequence ATGATCCTGCCCCTGCCTTCGCCGCCTTGGTATCAGCCATTCGACGGGCGACCGTTCAAGCTGAGCCTGGCGACCCGGCCGCTCGAGCTGGTCGACTGGATCGAAATCGACACCGCCACGCCGGACCAACTGCGGCTGCGCCGCCAATTGCTCGAAACCGAACGCCAACGGTGTTTCGTCGCTTTGCCCGGTTCCGAAGAGCCTGCGCAGGAGCTGCTGGAAATGCTGGCGAAACACCTGGCCGAGTTGTTTCCCGGCTGGTTTACGCTCGTGGCGGATCGGCTGCACGATCATTTGACCGACACGGTTCACGACCTGGCCCGGGCCGACGAGCATCCGCTGGCGACGTCGGCGCGCCTCGTCGGCGAAGACCTGTGCCTGATGCGCCCCGATCCGGCGGGCTATCGGCTCGACGCGGCAGTCGTGTGTTTTCCGTCGCGCTGGCGCGTGTGGGAAAAGCTGGGCGCCACGCTGCGCGAGATCCACGCACCGGTGCCGTATTACGACCCGCAGGTCGCCGAGCCGTCGGATCGTTTGCTCGAGGCACTCAAGGTCGAAAAGCCCGTGTGGCGGCTGAACTGGAGTCTGCATGACAGCGACGTCTTGTTTCAGCCGACGGCGCACCCGCCGCTGAATCCCGCGCTGGGCCCTGACAATGCGCTGGCTTCGCTGTGGCTGCGCGTCGAGCGGCAGACCTTGCGGCGATTGCCACGAACGGGCTGGGTGCTGTTCACGATCCGCACCCATTTGCGCCGCCTCGACGAAGTGTGTACGACGGCCGACATTGCCGGACAGCTTGCGGCCACGCTTCGCGGACTGCCGCCGGAAACCCGGGCCTACAAGAGCTACGGGCCGATCCTGGCGCCGCTCCTGGCGGCGCTCGACCGCCGCTCGAAAGCCGGCGAAGATTCCTGA
- a CDS encoding peroxiredoxin family protein translates to MCAFLPPFIYGLMIAASVLTVPWWAAVTISLGAVLLLVATIQWFNVWRAALFVLGAALAAATWMYILSWSQLPAYNGPLKVGEPFPAFYALRANGTKLTQEVLKGGEGSHLIVLFRGRWCAYCMAQLADLDASHRSFDLRHVHVIAASIEGGAETLQTQADFPNLEIVSDAARKLIDATGTLHPGGAPNGSDTAAPTMVLIDQQGVVRWIFRPTRYLARPSSEEVCAAIDEVLPQVW, encoded by the coding sequence GTGTGCGCTTTTTTGCCGCCGTTCATCTATGGCCTGATGATCGCTGCGAGTGTGTTGACGGTGCCTTGGTGGGCGGCCGTCACCATTTCGCTGGGTGCCGTGTTGTTGTTGGTCGCCACGATCCAGTGGTTCAACGTCTGGCGCGCCGCGTTGTTCGTGCTGGGCGCCGCACTGGCCGCGGCAACCTGGATGTACATCCTTTCGTGGAGCCAATTGCCGGCCTACAACGGTCCGTTGAAGGTTGGCGAGCCGTTCCCCGCGTTCTACGCTTTGCGGGCCAACGGTACGAAGCTGACGCAGGAGGTGCTCAAGGGGGGCGAGGGCAGTCACCTGATCGTGTTATTCCGCGGGCGGTGGTGCGCCTACTGCATGGCGCAGTTGGCCGATCTCGACGCCAGCCACCGCAGTTTTGACCTGCGACACGTGCACGTAATCGCCGCCTCGATCGAAGGCGGCGCGGAGACATTGCAGACGCAGGCCGATTTTCCGAACCTGGAAATCGTCAGCGACGCGGCTCGAAAACTCATCGATGCGACCGGCACGTTGCATCCCGGTGGGGCGCCCAACGGTAGCGACACCGCCGCGCCGACGATGGTGCTGATCGATCAGCAAGGCGTCGTGCGCTGGATCTTTCGGCCGACGCGCTACCTCGCGCGCCCGAGCAGCGAAGAAGTCTGCGCGGCGATCGACGAAGTTCTGCCCCAGGTGTGGTGA
- a CDS encoding transcriptional repressor, translated as MAKRGGSDEAVDFRAEIRAAGLRCTNGRLAVLRRLQAAARPQTHAELAEHLVPEGYDKTTVYRNLIDLAEAGLVSRTELGDHLWRFELRRAGHQHENTHPHFLCTTCGELKCLEKASVSVEPQRAPRVIDQITEVLLKGRCVKCAGR; from the coding sequence ATGGCGAAGCGCGGTGGTAGCGACGAGGCGGTCGATTTCCGAGCGGAGATCCGCGCGGCGGGACTGCGCTGCACCAATGGGCGGCTGGCCGTGCTGCGCCGGCTGCAGGCCGCAGCCCGCCCGCAAACGCATGCCGAACTGGCCGAGCACCTGGTGCCCGAGGGCTACGACAAGACGACCGTCTATCGCAACTTGATCGACCTGGCCGAGGCGGGTCTGGTTAGCCGGACCGAGCTGGGCGACCACCTCTGGCGGTTCGAACTCCGCCGCGCCGGCCATCAACACGAAAACACGCACCCGCACTTTCTCTGCACGACGTGCGGCGAATTGAAGTGCCTGGAGAAGGCAAGCGTGTCGGTCGAGCCACAGCGTGCGCCCCGCGTGATTGACCAGATCACCGAGGTGCTGCTCAAGGGCCGGTGCGTCAAGTGCGCGGGCCGCTAG